The following are encoded together in the Montipora foliosa isolate CH-2021 chromosome 12, ASM3666993v2, whole genome shotgun sequence genome:
- the LOC137980390 gene encoding lactadherin-like: MSFTVISLLIYLVLRSEFASSCTATYSVQGQVLRNHTIKTETADKIEDCIVRCMAYPGCKSSNFYRVDKSCELNDKTHASHPEDMRRELYTNYMINTLRSIPCKTQLDCGMDLICTPFLICEECRSHPLGMESRAIPNSSVTASSIWGSGHEPWEARLNNAENSQSTGAWSASTNVVGQWLQIDLGKETVVTKIATQGRPSDYFLQWVTSYKILLSLNGTNWNAYRSDGSEKVFTGNSDIGTIVSHKLVPRITSRYVRFYVMSWHNYISMRVELYGCVINGP; this comes from the exons ATGAGTTTTACCGTGATATCTCTACTCATTTACTTGGTGTTGAGGTCAGAATTTGCGAGTTCTTGCACAGCAACTTACTCCGTGCAGGGACAAGTTCTTCGAAACCACACCATCAAGACAGAGACCGCAGACAAAATAGAAGATTGTATCGTGCGTTGCATGGCATATCCCGGATGTAAAAGCAGCAACTTTTATCGCGTGGACAAAAGCTGTGAACTGAATGACAAGACGCATGCGTCTCACCCAGAAGACATGAGACGTGAGCTTTATACAAACTACATGATAAACACTCTCCGATCTATACCTTGCAAAACTCAGCTCGATTGTGGCATGGATTTGATATGCACACCGTTCCTGATTTGCGAAG AATGCCGCAGTCATCCACTTGGAATGGAAAGTAGGGCCATACCGAACTCATCGGTGACGGCTTCTTCAATATGGGGAAGTGGACATGAACCCTGGGAAGCCAGGCTCAACAATGCGGAAAACAGTCAAAGTACTGGCGCTTGGTCGGCAAGTACAAATGTCGTTGGACAGTGGTTGCAAATTGACCTTGGCAAGGAGACAGTAGTGACAAAAATAGCGACACAGGGGAGGCCTAGTGATTATTTTCTTCAGTGGGTAACTTCATACAAAATTCTGTTGAGCTTGAACGGAACAAACTGGAATGCGTATCGAAGCGATGGTTCTGAAAAG gTTTTTACGGGAAATTCAGACATTGGAACAATTGTCTCGCACAAGTTGGTGCCAAGAATTACGAGCAGATATGTTCGCTTTTATGTAATGTCGTGGCATAACTACATATCCATGAGAGTTGAGCTGTATGGCTGTGTTATTAACGGACCATAA
- the LOC137980382 gene encoding lactadherin-like → MSFSVKSLLIYLVLRSEFASSCTATYSVQGQVLRNHTIKTETADKIEDCIVRCMAYPGCKSSNFYRVDKRCELNDKTHASHPEDMTRELYTNYMINTLRSIPCKTQLDCGMDLICTPSLICEECRSYPLGMESRAIPNSAVTASSTWQGSTAYRPWQARLNNAETGQTSSGSWSAGTNDIGQWLQINLGKETVVTKIATQGRPLDYLLQWVSSYKILLSLDGTNWNAYRSDGSEKVFKGNSDTGTIVSHKLVPRITSRYVRFSVMSWHNHISMRVELYGCVNGP, encoded by the exons ATGAGTTTTAGCGTGAAATCTCTACTCATTTACTTGGTGTTGAGGTCAGAATTTGCGAGTTCTTGCACAGCAACTTACTCCGTGCAGGGACAAGTTCTTCGAAACCACACCATCAAGACAGAGACCGCAGACAAAATAGAAGATTGTATCGTGCGTTGCATGGCATATCCTGGATGTAAAAGCAGCAACTTTTATCGCGTGGACAAAAGATGTGAACTGAATGACAAGACGCATGCCTCTCACCCAGAAGACATGACACGTGAGCTTTATACAAACTACATGATAAACACTCTGCGATCTATACCTTGCAAAACTCAGCTCGATTGTGGCATGGATTTGATATGCACACCGTCCCTGATTTGCGAAG AATGCCGCAGTTATCCCCTTGGAATGGAAAGTAGGGCAATACCGAACTCAGCGGTGACGGCTTCTTCAACGTGGCAAGGATCGACGGCATATAGACCCTGGCAAGCCAGGCTCAACAATGCGGAGACCGGTCAAACAAGTAGTGGCTCTTGGTCGGCAGGAACAAATGACATTGGACAGTGGTTGCAAATTAACCTTGGCAAGGAGACAGTAGTGACAAAAATAGCCACACAGGGGAGGCCTCTTGATTATCTACTTCAGTGGGTATCTTCATACAAAATTCTGTTGAGCTTGGACGGAACAAACTGGAATGCGTATCGAAGCGATGGTTCTGAAAAG gTTTTTAAGGGAAATTCAGACACTGGAACGATCGTCTCGCACAAGTTGGTGCCCAGAATTACGAGCAGATATGTTCGCTTTTCTGTAATGTCATGGCATAATCACATATCCATGAGAGTTGAGCTGTATGGCTGTGTCAATGGACCATAA
- the LOC137980375 gene encoding kelch-like protein 3 translates to MSEETKMSLTTHHIGDAQTDINRVKQDQTYLFVDRSFQDSIMEYFQFLLRETILCDVTLRLGALKFLCHRNILGVSSPFFRSLFIDSESGRFIKNVDLPLEIDGPTMKAVLGYMYGGRIFINIVNAIDIFKAASFFKLQSLLEECSYLLVKFLTPENCLKMREVSLVHGQEKLHQRCQRFLFEYFVEVAKSAQFLELPQNELEKILSSNALCVSSEQQVFDSLVRWTEHDRKERGVHFAKLLQLVRLPLLPTYTLVEQIETEDLVQRSPTAKEMVMEAMRFNASKENQRKSQQNPRTVPRTCSILVDVILFVGGKARNPEERRVTFCYEPNEDQWYTLAPLRAPLYDHSVAVVNGIVYVCGGSVEGRASLLLQDIVQCYDPHLDYWDLVAPLQEARAKGSATQHELLLYVSGGMINGSHGNSFEVYNPITDKWKFLTPPTIPRCRHTIVSTDTHIYVIGGEGQGLEPEISMERYDPAVNLWSFVLPMNCGKVGACAVELEGKIYVMGGNNGYTTLRQCEIYDVKTHQWTLTKDMTEFRQDAQAVVLDKKIYVIGGRDFKEERVLDSIECFDVAHGEWNRVTSVPVAREGFKCVTCKVSRNHLTPLKLK, encoded by the exons ATGAGCGAGGAAACAAAAATGTCTTTGACTACCCACCACATAGGAGACGCGCAAACTGACATTAACAGAGTGAAACAAGACCAGACCTACTTGTTCGTGGACAGAAGTTTTCAAGACTCCATTATGgagtattttcaatttttgctcCGCGAAACAATCCTCTGCGATGTAACGCTTCGTCTCGGTGCTCTCAAGTTCTTATGCCACCGTAACATCCTAGGTGTTTCAAGCCCTTTTTTCCGTTCTCTTTTCATAGATAGCGAAAGCGGTAGGTTTATAAAAAACGTGGATTTACCCCTAGAGATCGACGGTCCCACGATGAAGGCCGTTTTGGGCTATATGTACGGCGGAAGAatttttataaatattgttAATGCCATTGATATCTTCAAAGCAGCAAGTTTCTTCAAACTTCAAAGTTTGCTTGAGGAGTGCTCGTACTTGCTGGTGAAATTCCTTACGCCTGAAAATTGTCTCAAAATGCGAGAAGTCTCTTTGGTTCACGGCCAAGAAAAATTGCATCAACGGTGTCAAAGATTTTTGTTCGAATATTTTGTCGAAGTAGCAAAGTCAGCGCAGTTTTTGGAGCTTCCGCAAAACGAGTTAGAGAAGATATTATCAAGTAACGCCTTATGTGTAAGCAGCGAGCAACAG GTGTTTGACAGTCTGGTAAGATGGACAGAACACGATCGCAAAGAACGAGGTGTTCACTTCGCCAAGTTACTACAGCTTGTCCGGCTTCCACTGTTGCCAACATATACACTCGTGGAACAAATAGAAACAGAGGACCTCGTGCAACGGTCTCCTACAGCCAAGGAAATGGTTATGGAAGCAATGAGATTTAATGCCTCTAAAGAGAACCAGAGGAAATCTCAGCAAAATCCAAGAACGGTTCCGAGAACATGTTCCATCCTTGTAGACGTGATTCTGTTTGTTGGGGGTAAAGCGCGCAACCCAGAGGAAAGGCGTGTTACGTTTTGTTATGAGCCAAACGAAGACCAGTGGTATACGTTAGCTCCTTTACG AGCACCGTTGTATGATCATTCGGTAGCTGTGGTGAACGGAATTGTATATGTATGCGGAGGGTCCGTAGAAGGAAGGGCCTCTCTTCTGCTTCAAGATATTGTGCAGTGCTATGATCCACACCTCGATTATTGGGACCTCGTGGCTCCTCTCCAGGAAGCTAGGGCTAAAGGATCTGCTACACAGCATGAGCTTCTGCTCTACGTCTCCG GTGGTATGATAAATGGTTCCCATGGCAATTCGTTCGAGGTTTACAATCCGATCACCGACAAGTGGAAATTTCTCACGCCACCCACGATACCTCGCTGTCGTCACACCATTGTTTCCACGGACACGCATATTTACGTCATAGGTGGAGAGGGTCAAGGACTTGAGCCTGAGATCAGCATGGAACGATACGATCCAGCGGTAAACCTTTGGAGCTTTGTACTGCCAATGAATTGCGGCAAGGTTGGTGCATGCGCAGTGGAGTTGGAAGGCAAAATTTACGTAATGGGAGGAAATAATGGCTATACCACTCTTCGGCAATGTGAGATTTACGACGTAAAAACGCACCAATGGACTCTGACGAAAG ACATGACAGAATTCCGTCAAGATGCCCAGGCCGTTGTTCTTGACAAGAAAATCTACGTCATTGGTGGTCGTGACTTTAAAGAAGAAAGGGTCCTGGATTCTATAGAGTGTTTTGACGTGGCTCACGGAGAATGGAACCGAGTGACGTCAGTTCCTGTGGCAAGAGAGGGCTTTAAATGTGTGACATGCAAAGTTAGCCGAAATCACCTTACTCCATTAAAGCTGAAATAA